Proteins co-encoded in one Sporosarcina sp. FSL K6-1522 genomic window:
- the cobT gene encoding nicotinate-nucleotide--dimethylbenzimidazole phosphoribosyltransferase: MRLLDETIQRIERLDEGMMGKARERVDSLIKPPNSLGRLEEIAIQLAGITRELYPAIDQKAIITMAADHGVYEEGISGNPQAITLAQTLLFEKGYPGVCAISRVSGAKVLAVDIGVKGEIPDDAGVIKRKIKNGTDNMAKGPAMTREEAVQSIEVGIEMVNQEAKKGINLLGTGEMGIGNTTPSTAILSVLGNCDPLEITGRGAGVGEGGIEHKAAVIRKAIALNKPNPTDGIDVLAKIGGLEIGGMAGVMLGAAANRIPVVVDGYISTVAALIAASIEPKAKAYFIASHASLEPGARLANELLGIEPMLNMDMCLGEGSGAALAFPILDAAVSMMTHMATFAEVGMEI; the protein is encoded by the coding sequence ATGAGACTATTAGATGAAACGATTCAACGGATTGAAAGACTAGATGAGGGGATGATGGGAAAGGCAAGAGAACGGGTGGATAGCTTGATTAAGCCGCCAAACAGCTTAGGCAGACTAGAGGAGATTGCCATCCAATTAGCTGGCATTACAAGGGAGCTGTATCCTGCAATTGATCAGAAAGCGATCATTACGATGGCTGCCGATCATGGGGTTTATGAAGAAGGGATTTCGGGTAATCCACAAGCGATCACATTGGCACAAACGTTACTTTTTGAAAAAGGCTACCCAGGCGTATGCGCAATCAGCAGGGTTTCTGGGGCGAAAGTACTTGCAGTAGATATCGGAGTCAAGGGTGAAATCCCTGACGATGCAGGCGTGATCAAAAGGAAGATCAAAAATGGCACAGATAATATGGCGAAAGGCCCGGCAATGACAAGAGAAGAGGCGGTCCAATCGATAGAGGTTGGGATTGAAATGGTCAATCAAGAAGCGAAAAAGGGCATAAATTTGCTTGGAACGGGTGAGATGGGGATTGGCAACACGACGCCTAGCACAGCGATTTTGTCTGTTTTGGGCAATTGCGACCCATTAGAAATTACCGGAAGAGGTGCGGGAGTTGGCGAAGGAGGAATTGAGCATAAAGCGGCGGTCATTCGAAAAGCGATTGCATTGAACAAGCCAAATCCGACTGATGGGATTGATGTACTTGCCAAGATAGGCGGGTTAGAAATTGGTGGTATGGCAGGAGTGATGCTTGGGGCTGCTGCCAATCGAATTCCTGTCGTTGTAGATGGTTATATTTCTACAGTGGCTGCCTTAATAGCGGCGTCAATTGAACCTAAAGCAAAGGCGTATTTCATCGCCTCTCATGCTTCCCTTGAACCAGGTGCTCGACTGGCCAATGAATTGCTAGGAATCGAACCGATGTTAAACATGGACATGTGCCTCGGTGAAGGCTCGGGTGCCGCTCTAGCATTTCCGATACTAGATGCTGCGGTTAGCATGATGACACATATGGCTACTTTTGCTGAGGTAGGGATGGAGATTTAA